One part of the Solanum dulcamara chromosome 8, daSolDulc1.2, whole genome shotgun sequence genome encodes these proteins:
- the LOC129900836 gene encoding UV-B-induced protein At3g17800, chloroplastic-like — MDCVCSYSKISHNTLPQFSSINLRNLQSTTLFKSNKKKNSLVLVASYSNNNNNNGGGENCAFNGLTAPLTPTTEAGRSLRGFLQHDKALFYAFVEKELDKLDYVKNDALLRSVFSLGTDEAILHRRISVLTKLECDNAVEDVMYMLIIYKFSQIGVHLVPKLSNCMYNGRLEILPRRDWELESIHSIEVLEMVKEIGWEDKSNMKDNLSLTQVQKHQIRHVYVASILYGYFFKSASLRYHLEQSFDKTPPSNLLFSRSWTLKPKSVPFGRIGDTESTSVGPVPLIEGKKKKHDNFRSYVMNFDHEIKIMCAKPKFKESKSLIGKHCSAFFGDEGDEEVSTSFASLKRLVLEAVAFGSFLWDAEDYVRKFYRLEEN, encoded by the exons atgGATTGTGTTTGTTCATACTCCAAGATTTCACATAATACATTACCACAATTTTCTTCAATCAATTTACGAAATTTACAGAGTACTACTCTGTTCAAGagcaacaagaaaaaaaattcattggtGTTAGTGGCTAgttatagtaataataataataataatggtggTGGTGAAAATTGCGCGTTTAATGGATTGACTGCACCACTAACGCCAACGACAGAAGCAGGGAGATCGTTGAGGGGCTTTTTACAGCATGACAAAGCGTTGTTTTACGCATTTGTGGAGAAAGAATTGGACAAGTTGGATTATGTGAAGAATGATGCATTACTTCGTAGTGTTTTTAGCTTGGGCACCGATGAAGCTATTCTTCACAG GAGAATTTCTGTGCTGACAAAGTTGGAATGTGACAACGCTGTAGAGGATGTTATGTACATGTTAATAATCTACAAGTTCTCTCAAATTGGAGTGCATTTGGTTCCTAAGCTCTCTAACTGTATGTACAATGGAAGGCTCGAGATATTGCCTCGTAGAGACTGGGAACTCGAGTCTATACATAGCATTGAAGTACTTGAAATGGTTAAGGAAATAGGATGGGAAGATAAGTCTAACATGAAAGATAATTTGAGCCTCACTCAAGTCCAAAAGCATCAAATCCGTCATGTCTATGTTGCTTCGATTTTGTATGGATACTTCTTCAAGTCCGCCTCGTTGAGATACCATTTGGAACAGAGTTTTGATAAAACTCCTCCTAGCAACCTCTTATTTTCGAGGTCATGGACTTTAAAACCAAAAAGTGTTCCCTTCGGACGTATAGGTGACACAGAATCGACATCAGTCGGTCCAGTGCCACTTATCGAGGGGAAAAAGAAGAAGCATGACAATTTTAGGTCTTATGTTATGAATTTTGATCATGAAATAAAGATAATGTGTGCAAAACCTAAATTCAAAGAGTCTAAGAGTCTGATTGGGAAACATTGCTCTGCATTTTTTGGCGATGAGGGAGACGAGGAAGTGTCAACGTCGTTCGCGAGTCTGAAGAGGTTAGTGTTGGAGGCTGTTGCTTTTGGTTCTTTCCTTTGGGATGCAGAAGATTACGTTAGGAAATTTTATCGACTCGAGGAGAACTAA